The following proteins are encoded in a genomic region of Nicotiana sylvestris chromosome 4, ASM39365v2, whole genome shotgun sequence:
- the LOC138890529 gene encoding uncharacterized protein, whose translation MYTVYCGTSRVVLGCVLMQEGRVIAYASRQLKIHEKNYPVHDLELAMIVHTLKIWRHYLYGVSCEIKTRQFDNLHLEVLRETGLQGNAKEVSIGEDGVLRLQSRLCVPNVDGLREKILEDAHSSRLSMSTRGQVAYFSRCLYLSGSGSTLLYFVVGLPQTLRKFDAVWVIVDRYHADLSHVLDFSTIQLDGSLGFEEEPVSIVARKDRHLISKNIFAVFNLKFFDHWSTIVNTNKGRKTLNMWKLGDNSTSKEVLLVRTSERKRDQREQERS comes from the exons ATGTATACAGTATATTGCGGCACTTCACGTGTTGtcttgggatgtgtattgatgcaggaggggagagttattgcatatgcttcacgtcagctgaagattcatgagaagaattaccctgtgcaTGACCTAGAGTTAGCAATGATTGTTCAtactcttaagatatggaggcattatctgtatggggtgtcatgtgag ATCAAGACTCGACAGTTCGATAATCTGCATTTGGAAGTTCTCAGAGAAACGGGGCTACAGGGtaatgccaaggaggtttctattggcgaggatggtgttctgcgactccagagtcgcctatgtgttcctaatgtcgatggcttgagggagaaGATTCTTGAGGATGCacacagttcacg gttaagtatgagcaccagaggccaggtggcctacttcagcagatgcctatacctgagtggaagtgggagcacatTACTATATTTCGTAGTTGGGCTGCCGCAGacattgcggaagtttgatgcagtttgggtcattgtcgacag gtatcacgctgatttgtcccatgtgttagacttcagtactatccAGCTAGATGGGAGTTTGGGTTTtgaggaggagccagtttccATTGTTGCTAGAAAGGATCGCCATTTGATATCCAAGAATATTTTTGCG GTTTTCAATCTAAAATTCTTTGATCATTGGAGTACAATTGTGAACACAAACAAAGGGAGGAAGACATTAAACATGTG GAAATTAGGAGACAACTCTACTTCAAAGGAAGTCCTTTTGGTAAGGACATCAGAAAGGAAACGAGATCAAAGGGAACAAGAGCGATCCTAA